Part of the Arachis hypogaea cultivar Tifrunner chromosome 6, arahy.Tifrunner.gnm2.J5K5, whole genome shotgun sequence genome, AATGTTACCTCGTACAATGTTGTTCAAGATTCTGATGAGCAAGATGATGATGCTGAATGCGCCATTTGCTTGGAGAAGTTTGACGATGGTAATGAAGATTCAAGCGTACAAATTGTTCGTACAAATTGCTCGCATGTTTTTCATGATCGCTGCTTGCTCCACTGGCTCCGACGCTGTGCCAACTGTCAGTCGCCACATTCTTGCCCATTGTGCCGCAGCATCATATTTCCAACTTCAGAGATAGATAATGAATAGGTTCATCTTCAACATGCTATATTCCACTTAATTACCAGGCTTACCACTACAACTTGaaggaacttttttttttttttttgttccatagggttctttattttgttttagttatgTAACATTATTACCCTAATTGTTAAAATGTGAATAAATAGTAATTTTCTTAACATAGGATAAATCTCTAACCTTTAAAGTATAATTCTAATAGTTGTTTTATTAAATCAGTATGTGTAAATTAACTTTACACAAACAATAAGAATTGGTTAATTTGTCATGTTATTCTGAATTTTATTAAACTTAagtgtttttgaaaataattatcaATCGCCTTCATATCtttttgcacttttttttttctctttcctaaCATAACAATCCTTAATTATAACAAGAATGTTAACTCAGTTAGTCTTACTAATGGAAACAAGAAGAATAAACTAACAAAAGATttgtacattaaaaaaaattaacatccaAAATTTATATTGTTTCTCCAAATTTATTGCAACTCAAAATCCTTTACctggacatatatatatatatatatatatatatatatatatatatatatatatatatatatatatatatatatatcaattattcTTATACGTTAAAAGCTAACTAAGCTTTAATATAGTTTCTGGGCATGTTACTATTGTTTATATGCAAGTATCACTATTTCACCATGGCCAGTGCacacaaataattatattatatcattATTGTTGTACATTACAAATTCATGTTCatgcaaaaataaaacaaatcctGTGTGttgtatcaaaaataaaataaaatgtgttATGTCATTGTCACCAgcacttttattttttgtaaatagaATAGGATATAATATTGAGacagaaatattaaaaattacttttatgtATTGTGTTTAGATATAATGGACAATATACTAatgtaatatttaatattatatttggataaatataaataagattaaaatataatgtaaaattactaaaatagacttATCTAATAAAATGGATAAAATTTTTCACAAGATAATAAAAAGGGATAATaggagaataataaaaaatgactataggcaaaaagagaaaaaaaaatttattaaaaatttcagGTCCACCTTTTTATTTTCGTGTCTATTCATGTCCTTAGTTTAGAAGtggacacaaaaaaaaaaaaaaaaaagtgtcccAAAGACATTGTGTTCAATGTCCATATCTTTTTATCCAAATACATTTTAGATATGTATTGTCCATATTTTTATGTCCTGTTTACAAAAACAAACACAACCTAAAAGTACATTAATAGTTTTTATTAATAGTTTTTATAAGGTGGTGTCTaaatcaatccaaaatatttGAAACCAGAATGAATGATCCTAAAAACattcataccttgtgatgatTTTAATATACTCGATTAATAATCGTCCGCGTGAATAGGCCAATCAACTTTTTGGTTGGGCTACTAGATATCTTAATAACTTGATAGGCCTTATATACTTTCATgattttagtctttattaattaattaattattggtcaaacaaaaaaaaattaattattgtaatttgaaaaacaatttatttcctttgccttttttttttccattctaAGGTTACTTATCAATTTGTTTTAGTACATCTCCACCCCCATCTCCACATTTGAACTAATGcatcaagctatggtcactttttGAATGATTATGCACGTTAAAAAAGATTTAACAAGTGTACACAGAGATTTCTTTAGacttaattagttttttttatatatacaaaaataattaGCTGTTTAATCAAGATATGACTCATTTAAACAAAGTCAGCACAaaccattaaaaatataaatatatctttTTGAGATGGGTCTATACatataataacttttaaataaaacaataatatttAGGTTCATTTTTTTaagtcttttttttattattattattcataagaaTTTACCGATTTAGAATCTAATCCTATCATTTAAAAAAGGCATATAAAAGTAAATGTATCAGAAATCTCAAAAGAAATCACCTGACATAACCAATCTATgagcacttctaatttagcataATCAGATTACAACATCTGAATTAAAATTGTTGTAGTTCCTACTAATTATCCAGGTTAGTTCATATTAAAATCTCCAATGAGGCCAGGGTGTTGCAAATATAAAGCAACTTGAATTGGTAATATGCGAATTGATTTATAATATAtgagaattatatatatacaccatTTCTACATAGCTTGAATCAccccaaacaaaaaaataaaataaaaactataggCAAGACAAGACAATATTATTAAAGtaatacattcagaaaataaatattttcttcACTGGGAGTTTTCTTGTGAATCTCCACTTTTGTGAGGGTTGCGGTATGTTTGTTCAATGTGCTTGGCATTCATAATGTAGTTGTGAGCTAAATCTTTGATATTGGGGACATTATAGTTTTGTGCTACATAAATTCCAAGAGCAGTTCACATCATCAATGTGAAACTGAACCTTATTATGCCCATCACCAAATTGAGATAAGCTTGCCCTGATGatgattatttatattgtttatatacttaaaatattttagtaGTTTGGTTAAGGGGTTACCCCTTCTCCAAGTCAAAGAACTTGAGTATTGCCCAAGTTGGATCTAAACTTCTTTAACAAGGTTAAGGGGTCAACAACTACactttctaaatttgataccaACTTCTAAATATTCTGTgcttatttatgttatatttgttCATAAAGATTACATACAAAATGTTCTATACAAAACTTGTGCATAAAATGATGCCATAATCATCTTCCATCATCAAAAGAAATTAGTACTTGATCTCTGATGCTATCATACCCAGCATTTTTATGGCAACTACTATCACCATATTCACATGTTTTGGATGATGAACTGGGAAGCAAGTAACAAGTCTCTTCCAAATTTTTGTTCCCATTGATCCAACGGTGTTTCTGCATTAACTGCAATCCCTCCAATTCCATTGCCACTTCCTTCATACTTGGTCTCTCATCTCCATTAAGTCTCAAACATTTTGCCGCAAGAAAAGCAACCTCTTCAATCTCTTGCTTGTTTTCTTCACTCAAAAGGTCGACTCGAACGACTTCAAACAAGCGATCCTCTTTTAGATAGGACAGAAAGTAAAGAGCAAGACTTCTCTTTTCTTCCGTCCTATCAAAAGAAAGAGGTTTTTCGCTTGTTAGAAGTTCTACAAGTACGACTCCAAAACTATACACATCACTTTTCTCAGTTAGTTGACTCGTTTGCATGTATTCTGGATCCAAGTATCCAATAGTTCCTTGCACCATGGTGGCCAACGCTTGTTGATCTAGTGGAACCAATCTGGAAGCTCCGAAATCGGAAACTTTTGCAGTGTAATTGTCATCTAAGAGAATATTTGCACTCTTCACATCTCTATGGATAATGGGTATAGATGCTGCTGAGTGTAGATAAGATAGAGCACTAGCTGCCTCTGCTGCTATCCTTAGACGTGTGTTCCAAGTTAACAAATTATTCacattgttttgaatttgattgtggaTAAAATCAAAGAGGGTACCATTGTTAACAAACTCATAAACTAGTAAAGGAACCTCTTCTTCTAAGCAGCAACCTAACAGTTTCACTATGTTTCTATGATTGATTTGAGATAGAACAATCACCTCATTGATGAACTGCTCTGTTTGGCTCTGATCAACTATTTTAGACTTCTTGATTGCCACAATTCTATTATTGTCAAGAAAACCTTTGAAAACTGTACCGTAACCTCCTCTTCCAAGTATTAAGTTCTCGTCATAATTGTTGGTAGCCTTCTTTAGTTCCTCTGATGTGAAAATCTGAGTAATTTGTGAGGATTCTTCTCTTGTAGAGAGTTGTTGTAACAACATTAAGCCACCATTTTGCTTGAAGTATTGTTGTTTGAGTTTGATGTGCTTTCTTTTTTGATGTGTCAAAATAAACAGTGAAGTTGCCACAACAACAGCAATGGTTCCTCCACTTGCACCTACATTTAAAAGTGTGTTAATTGGACTATTTCAAAAttgttgaaatatttttttactataattacAAAGTAAAAATTCACATGTAGTTATCTTTACCTGAAGTTGATAGTTtctattagatgataatttagttaaatttatcaaaggtttaattattctgctgATCCCtttagttttgcaaaatttttaattaggtccttatacttttttttcttttaattgagtccttgcaccaaaattttttttaattgagttcctatactttttttccttttatttagatCCCTatactaattctttttttttttagttgggtccctataaaattaagccaattactactaagagggacttaattaaaaaaaaaatggtgcagggacccaattaaaaagaaaaaaagtataggaacctaattgaaaatttcacgaaactataaggaccaatagagtaattaaacctttatcaAATTGTCTAATAATTCTCAACTATTGTGCATTATATATTTATGggaccaatataaaaaaaaaaaagtgaaaatatcatgcatggttaagataagaaaacaaaattatattaaagGTTATTAGTAGATTATAGATAGactaaaagtttattttattcATTCTAAAATGTTTTTCACttcaaaaatttaatacatatatttGGAGATAATTGGGTctgaatatattaaaatttaaaaataatagatattttaaagtattttttgttCAGGTTGTTACCGATGAGAACCTTGGGAAGTAAATTTTGGTGTTGACATCCCCCTTGTTCCTTTGTGCCATTTCCAGTTTGACCCTTGGGACAAAAACATGTGTAAGACCCATTTGTATTTAGACAATTACTTTCACTTATGCATTTGTGCTTTCCTGTCTTACATTCGTCAATGTCTGCAAAGCATCACAAGAGAAATCACACAATtgtcaaacaaaagaaaaaaaaaatatcggTAATAATATAgagataataatataaatttattttatttaatataatattcataattttatacatataatatctataattatatatttattatatgtaATATTACTTAATTATTCTCATGATaattaaagaatataaaaaaatttgtacaaTAACAAAttagttcaaaattattttattttatattttttaattattgataaaataaataaataatactaaatataataaatatataattagaatATTAAGTTAATAAAGTAAGTTTTGTTACAATCTGTTTTATTATATTGTCGGATATTGCCATGATGACtaagcaaaaattaaataaatcctACTTGCATAAGTGCAAACAAAACGCCAAGCTCAGGATATATTTGACAAGCTTTTATGTAGAGGTGGCAACATGTACTCTATCTGCGGTATGCAATTCGACCTCATCCGATTGGATAGGGTTGTCAATCCGATTCGCAGTGGGTAAGGTAGAATGCGGGTAGGGTTCTCGTGCAGGTCGGATAGGGTGCAGGTTGTGCCTCAATCCTACCCGACCAATTCGtaccctatatatgtatatgttatatacttatatagaaatatgttttaagtggatattgaaccaaagacctctcactaaatgcaaaagattcttagtcattaaaagaagatcattaattgataatttaatatttttttttacataaaagtcagttctattttaaattatcatcaagttatataataatgttgcatcTTTTTTTGTAACCCACTGATGTGATCGAATACCTGCAGGTTAagagcgggtagggttagggttgagatattCTCAACTTGCGGATAAAGTAagattgagtttatataaaaatctcaatccACAAGTAGAGTTAGAGTTagctccaaaccctaccctaccctattcATTGCCACTCTTactttcatgtattttttttttttaatttgtaattgaaGCAAATATATATAAAGTAGTAGCAGGAATTTATAATCTATAATATATATCTTGCAATGAGATGAGCAGAACAGGACACGAACTCATCATcagaaatattaaaatatattgtgTAATTTAGAAAATATTCGCTACTTTCTTTAAAATATAATAGTTAtcctctaattttttaaaatttatatatttttctatagCTTATTAAGAATCTTTCTCCTAGCCTCCAATTTCTTTAAATTTCTCTTTAATCTAAATTTGTGAATATCAACCGTAAAATGTGAAAATATTATTGGATAAAATGAAAACACAATTAACTATTAAGAACAATATTTTGTATATTCATCTTATATTATACACCAAGTCAACATATACTTTTCCATAGTTCAAACTAGCAGAAGGATATATGTtgatttggtaattaaaattaagataattattcactttaagaaaaataaacaattaaatttttttagataatttaatatatataattatttgataTAATACATACGTGTCTACATAATAAAGATATCTTTTATGTGTTTAATTATCTCAAATTAAATGAGTATAATTAGGTAAATAACACAATTCAATAatcatttaaaattagaaaaaaaaaaaagaacttagcattatttttgggttttaaaatgCGATAGAAGAAAgtcacaattaaaaaataatagaaaatgatGAAAATTCACGTGTAATTTATTTTCATCTAAAGTTAATAACTGAGAAtcattagatgataatttaattaaatacgtcaaattatttgacaatttttaattattaatttaagagaaaaatccaaaatagctctgacaattatctcgaaaaaCAACGAGGCCCTtgacgaaaaaaaaaatccaacccGACCACTGACAATTACCTCAAAACGACAACGAGGCCCTTGTGCCAAAAAaagtcaatgttattttttttttgcacaagAGTTAATTAGTCCAAAAAAAAGATCAGAGACcagatttaatatttttttcttaaggaCCTCATTGTCCTTTCGAAATAATTGTCAGGAGACGGATGAAATTCACTCTCAATTTAATACGAAAACAActgcataaaaaatatatagtaaaGGAAAACAATATAAAATGAAGTAAATATTATTACCTATGCAACCAATGGGATGATATGGATTTCCTTGATAACCTTCCTTGCATTTGCATAGATAACCATTTCCAGCCTCTGATTCCTCACAATTGGAATTACCCTTACAAACATTGGTACCACTTTTCAAAGACTCTTCACATCTCTCATTTCCAACACTCCAATCAAAAACCACAGGCATCCTCTCATAAGGTAAATTTTCCAAATGGTCCTTAGAAAATGTATAATTTCCATGTTTGGCAACAAAAGCATAGCTACAATTATTGAACCCTAAGGATCTATTGAAATTCTCAAAGCTAAATGCTTGAACCGTGTTGTTCCTCATTCCGGCCGGAATATCCACTTGACAACACCCAATCCCGGAGCATTTTCCGTCGACGATAATCGTCGATTCTCGATAGCATCTCGTTAAACAACCGGTTGAATATGTTGCACCATCGAAGAAACTATTTAGGTAGCCATAAGTGTCACAACCAACACTTATGAACTTGTTGTCCATGCTAGAAATTGTGTAATAAGTGGTTCTTAGCCATGATTCGATCCCAATGGTTATGGTGGGACCAGAATCTTTGTCATAACAACTTTTGGAGATCAAAATCATCATGTCAACTTGACCTTTGGTGATGTTTATGCCTATGATTGGAATTGAACCTCTATCTCTATGTAAGGTTGAGTTTGTGCAAACTAGGTTAAATCGCTCCGATAAATAACAATTCTTACCGGTTTTTGATGATTTTCCAACCCCAAatggatatggaatttgaatttCTCCACAAGAACTTTGACAGCCTTCTAGGACTTGGGTTTGATTGTCATCCATGGCGGCCGTAACTGCCAGGATGACTAATACTACCATTAACACCATCGCCACCGGCTCCATTACCGTCGCAAGATtactttgtattttattttcaggtgaaatttttataaattggATATAGTGTTTATAATTTGAACCTAAGAGTGATGCTAGGGATAACTCTTATATAGGGCTTTGAATGTTATATGCATGTTGACAAGTTGTTGCCAGAAAGAAACTTTTACATATTTTTAGAGTTTAATACATTTTTAATGCATGTCTTGTAAGcacttaattaatattttatgaaataaaatattcttaaaacACTTGTAAAATATGTTCTACGACTATGAGCATacaaaagtttcttgaaaatatCGAACACTGACCAGAGAGAGTCAATCAAATATGAAACGATTTATAAAATGTCTTTCatcttttatgtatatatatttcaaTGAAGATCAAAAGTTGTGACATCAATATAATGTTAACCAGGACGGCTTATTAACTTTAATTATGATTATATCAATGCTGGAATAATT contains:
- the LOC112755921 gene encoding putative wall-associated receptor kinase-like 16, with the protein product MEPVAMVLMVVLVILAVTAAMDDNQTQVLEGCQSSCGEIQIPYPFGVGKSSKTGKNCYLSERFNLVCTNSTLHRDRGSIPIIGINITKGQVDMMILISKSCYDKDSGPTITIGIESWLRTTYYTISSMDNKFISVGCDTYGYLNSFFDGATYSTGCLTRCYRESTIIVDGKCSGIGCCQVDIPAGMRNNTVQAFSFENFNRSLGFNNCSYAFVAKHGNYTFSKDHLENLPYERMPVVFDWSVGNERCEESLKSGTNVCKGNSNCEESEAGNGYLCKCKEGYQGNPYHPIGCIDIDECKTGKHKCISESNCLNTNGSYTCFCPKGQTGNGTKEQGGCQHQNLLPKVLIGASGGTIAVVVATSLFILTHQKRKHIKLKQQYFKQNGGLMLLQQLSTREESSQITQIFTSEELKKATNNYDENLILGRGGYGTVFKGFLDNNRIVAIKKSKIVDQSQTEQFINEVIVLSQINHRNIVKLLGCCLEEEVPLLVYEFVNNGTLFDFIHNQIQNNVNNLLTWNTRLRIAAEAASALSYLHSAASIPIIHRDVKSANILLDDNYTAKVSDFGASRLVPLDQQALATMVQGTIGYLDPEYMQTSQLTEKSDVYSFGVVLVELLTSEKPLSFDRTEEKRSLALYFLSYLKEDRLFEVVRVDLLSEENKQEIEEVAFLAAKCLRLNGDERPSMKEVAMELEGLQLMQKHRWINGNKNLEETCYLLPSSSSKTCEYGDSSCHKNAGYDSIRDQVLISFDDGR